In Flavobacterium sp. N1736, the following are encoded in one genomic region:
- a CDS encoding T9SS type A sorting domain-containing protein: protein MYSATVTLSDMTGKIVMKEKISSDGNGLFALDIANKNVSGIYVLNISGEGLNKSFKILTE, encoded by the coding sequence TTGTATTCTGCAACAGTAACTTTAAGCGATATGACAGGAAAAATTGTTATGAAAGAAAAGATTTCTTCTGACGGAAACGGGCTTTTTGCTTTAGATATTGCAAACAAAAATGTTTCGGGAATTTATGTTTTGAATATTTCTGGTGAAGGATTAAATAAGAGTTTTAAGATTTTGACGGAATAA
- a CDS encoding LuxR C-terminal-related transcriptional regulator, protein MKSILLKSFFFFFIAFQIQAQELLPFVENYNKSDYQGDNQIWNVAQGNDKAMYFANNHYLLRYDGVTWEKYALPNKTIIRSIMIEGDKIYSGSYKEFGYWYRKEGKMRYVSITKNLHLFDEKDNEEIWKIFRFNGSIYFQSFNDIFIYDGTHIQKIKFPFLISYCFVINNNVYVASVEKGLFKMDGSKISNPKGWNVLKNTVVHAIEKHQDKYYIFTQKKGIFIIEKTGLKPWNNPLNEILKAATINVAKFIKANKLVIGTGNRGVFIYDFNTDTYKNINRSNVLMNNSILSIGFDKENDLWLGLDNGIAHVEVNSPISFFYDNSGTLGSIYSVATTNKGYLIASNHGLFEFDSGKFKMIPNTQGQAWNITKINDKYIIGHNDGTFSYENGSLSKINKVSGGWNLSKSNINNIYFQSTYSGILVYDNPADLTQYKIINNLSKPIKYAAQNKKNEIWAADNYRGLYRVLYDDNYKTKKIENITQQSKINNDFGVKIFEFRNEILFLINNAWYTYNSITNQLEESELFNQNFKNVSDVISIDEDHFMVLQDGILYHIYVKGNKFVWNIIQEKYYKGKLINDNLRIFKNKNHYLLNLDDGFISLQLKYENKQNTEIKVEAFNDENLIPDDSKIKYNTELKINVISGIYGASKPNLFYKLNKSKDFTPISDGLILLNNLSSGYHAIEIYKHDGANYDKVSNFEFKVAQPWYFSFWMILLYLLVIGGVLFFYYKWNKLRYMQKLKLQAEELKHQREILEMELKAENELNIQEYEKHILELELQTKSSEVAGKSLSIAKQSEMIENIQNILDSEKDFNKLKSEIKKTIKINEVNKHEWEIFETNLNQIHNEFIINLSKKFPNLTPKDIKLCVYLKMNLSSKEIAPMMNISFRGVELHRYRLRKKLNLAQEENLSKFLLSL, encoded by the coding sequence TTGAAATCAATACTTTTAAAATCATTTTTTTTCTTTTTCATTGCTTTTCAAATCCAAGCACAAGAATTACTTCCTTTCGTAGAAAATTATAATAAATCAGATTATCAGGGTGACAACCAAATATGGAATGTGGCTCAGGGTAATGATAAAGCTATGTATTTTGCCAATAATCATTATTTACTGCGGTATGATGGCGTAACCTGGGAAAAATATGCTTTGCCAAATAAAACCATTATTCGCTCGATTATGATTGAAGGCGATAAAATCTATTCCGGTTCTTATAAGGAATTTGGTTACTGGTACAGAAAAGAGGGTAAAATGCGTTATGTTTCGATTACCAAAAACCTGCATTTATTTGATGAAAAAGACAATGAAGAAATCTGGAAAATTTTCAGGTTTAATGGTTCTATTTATTTCCAGTCTTTTAATGATATTTTTATTTATGACGGAACGCATATTCAGAAAATCAAATTTCCTTTTTTAATTTCCTATTGCTTTGTAATCAACAATAATGTTTATGTTGCTTCGGTTGAAAAAGGTCTTTTTAAAATGGATGGTTCAAAAATATCGAATCCAAAAGGATGGAATGTTTTGAAGAATACAGTGGTGCATGCGATTGAAAAACATCAGGACAAATATTATATTTTCACTCAGAAAAAAGGGATTTTTATTATTGAAAAAACAGGTTTAAAACCATGGAATAATCCTTTAAATGAAATTTTAAAAGCAGCAACAATCAACGTTGCCAAGTTTATTAAAGCAAATAAACTCGTTATAGGAACAGGAAACAGAGGCGTTTTTATTTATGATTTTAATACAGATACGTATAAAAATATCAATAGAAGTAATGTCCTGATGAATAACTCTATTTTGAGTATTGGTTTCGATAAGGAAAACGATTTATGGCTTGGACTTGATAACGGAATTGCACATGTTGAAGTAAATTCTCCAATATCGTTTTTTTATGATAACTCAGGAACTTTAGGATCTATTTATTCCGTTGCGACAACAAATAAAGGCTATTTAATTGCCTCTAATCACGGTCTTTTTGAATTTGATTCAGGCAAGTTTAAAATGATACCAAATACTCAGGGACAAGCCTGGAATATTACTAAAATAAATGATAAGTATATCATTGGACATAATGATGGTACATTTTCGTATGAGAATGGTTCTTTATCCAAAATTAACAAAGTAAGCGGCGGTTGGAATTTATCCAAAAGTAATATTAATAATATTTATTTTCAGTCAACATACAGTGGGATTCTTGTTTATGATAATCCTGCAGATCTGACGCAATACAAAATAATAAATAATCTTTCGAAGCCTATAAAATATGCCGCTCAGAATAAAAAAAATGAAATATGGGCAGCAGATAATTATCGTGGTTTGTATCGTGTTTTATACGACGATAATTATAAAACAAAAAAAATAGAGAATATAACACAGCAAAGTAAGATTAATAATGATTTTGGAGTTAAGATTTTTGAATTCAGAAATGAGATCCTGTTCTTGATTAATAATGCCTGGTATACCTATAATTCAATCACCAATCAACTTGAAGAGAGTGAGTTGTTTAATCAAAATTTCAAGAATGTTTCTGATGTTATTAGCATCGACGAAGATCATTTTATGGTACTTCAGGACGGAATTTTATATCATATATATGTCAAGGGAAATAAATTTGTGTGGAATATAATTCAGGAGAAATATTATAAAGGAAAACTAATCAACGATAATTTAAGAATTTTCAAAAACAAGAATCATTATCTGTTAAATCTCGATGATGGTTTTATTTCTCTGCAGTTAAAGTATGAAAACAAACAAAACACAGAAATAAAAGTTGAGGCTTTTAATGATGAAAATTTGATTCCTGATGATTCTAAAATTAAATATAATACAGAATTAAAAATCAATGTTATATCAGGAATTTATGGAGCCAGTAAACCTAATTTATTTTACAAACTTAATAAAAGCAAAGATTTTACTCCAATTTCAGATGGATTGATTTTGCTGAATAATTTAAGCAGTGGTTATCATGCTATAGAAATTTATAAACATGATGGAGCGAATTATGATAAAGTGTCCAATTTTGAATTTAAAGTAGCGCAGCCCTGGTATTTTTCTTTTTGGATGATTCTATTATACTTGCTGGTAATTGGAGGAGTTTTATTTTTCTATTATAAATGGAATAAACTTCGCTATATGCAGAAATTAAAATTGCAGGCAGAGGAATTAAAGCACCAACGAGAAATTCTTGAAATGGAGTTGAAGGCAGAGAACGAACTAAATATTCAGGAATACGAAAAACATATTTTAGAACTCGAACTGCAGACAAAATCATCAGAAGTTGCCGGAAAATCATTGTCTATAGCCAAGCAAAGTGAAATGATCGAAAATATTCAAAATATTCTGGATTCTGAAAAAGACTTTAATAAACTTAAAAGTGAAATCAAGAAAACCATTAAGATAAATGAAGTCAATAAACACGAATGGGAAATTTTTGAGACTAATTTAAATCAAATACATAATGAGTTTATCATTAACCTTTCAAAAAAGTTTCCAAATCTAACTCCAAAAGATATAAAACTCTGTGTTTATCTTAAAATGAATCTTTCTTCAAAGGAAATTGCACCTATGATGAACATCTCATTTAGAGGTGTAGAATTGCACAGATATCGTCTAAGAAAGAAATTAAATCTCGCTCAGGAAGAAAACCTGTCAAAGTTTTTATTAAGTCTGTAA
- a CDS encoding saccharopine dehydrogenase family protein: MENSIAIYGAYGHTGKFIIAELYRQGYQLILSGRDEEKLLNLKTEYPDSIIKAANINDSKSLDEAFSGAKIIVNCAGPFLDTAKPIIESALRLNIHYIDLSAEQKAVLDVFEQFSEQAKSKEILVIPAVAFYGGLADLLSTAITQDWNEIDEINVYIGLNSWHPTKGTRLTGDRNHYTRLTLKDNRLQELQPGSPIKWDFKNPIGIQEAVALPLSEIITISRHLKVKSINTFLSQNSLDDLRNAETPEPKPTDEKNRSSQLFSVEVVAAKDHKKRTISAQGQDIYAVTAPLVVETINRILSGKTVKTGVTTIGEVFNASDFLQSLDKDDIIISDMQESDLN, encoded by the coding sequence ATGGAAAACAGCATTGCAATTTATGGCGCTTACGGACATACCGGAAAATTTATTATAGCCGAACTTTACAGACAAGGTTATCAATTAATACTTTCCGGAAGAGACGAAGAAAAACTACTGAATTTAAAAACAGAGTATCCTGATTCAATCATAAAAGCCGCCAATATCAATGATTCAAAATCATTAGACGAAGCATTTTCCGGAGCAAAAATTATTGTAAATTGCGCCGGTCCATTTTTAGATACAGCAAAACCTATTATAGAATCGGCTTTGCGATTAAATATTCATTATATTGATTTAAGTGCCGAACAAAAAGCAGTTTTAGACGTATTTGAACAGTTTTCAGAACAAGCAAAATCAAAAGAAATTTTAGTTATTCCTGCCGTCGCTTTTTACGGCGGATTAGCTGATTTACTAAGCACGGCAATAACTCAGGATTGGAATGAGATTGACGAAATAAACGTATATATTGGTTTAAATTCCTGGCATCCAACAAAAGGAACGAGATTAACAGGAGACCGAAATCATTACACAAGACTTACCTTAAAAGACAATCGTTTACAGGAACTTCAACCTGGTTCACCAATAAAATGGGATTTTAAAAATCCTATCGGAATTCAGGAAGCTGTAGCTTTACCACTTTCAGAAATTATAACTATTTCACGTCATTTAAAAGTAAAATCGATCAACACCTTTCTTAGTCAAAACTCACTCGATGATCTTCGAAATGCAGAAACGCCGGAACCAAAACCTACCGACGAAAAAAACAGATCGTCTCAGCTTTTTTCTGTAGAAGTTGTAGCGGCAAAAGACCATAAAAAAAGAACTATTTCGGCTCAGGGACAAGATATATACGCCGTTACAGCGCCTTTGGTTGTAGAAACCATAAACAGAATACTATCCGGAAAAACAGTCAAAACAGGCGTAACAACAATTGGTGAAGTATTCAATGCTTCTGATTTTTTACAATCATTAGACAAAGACGATATTATAATATCAGACATGCAAGAATCTGATCTGAATTAA
- the corA gene encoding magnesium/cobalt transporter CorA — translation MRKIKYKKGRKLQHITLEYTGTHKEHETEMQLFVYDDADVIEYDKFSIQALNTCIDYSKNNWLNVHGLNDIGLLKTIGTHFKVDDFLLADILNTTKRTKLQEQQDILFFNIKSLLPSEYSDNISVEQLSFILKDGILISFQEKRSDFFTHIRERLRTHAGIVRTKKVDYLLYLLLDAVIENFYITIEDEEDKIEELINLTKKGADPVILEKIENHRDNFNFLKRSIVPLRDSLYYLKTIKDDDTNSLIQKDTFNFFIRLHQKSLELLEQIESDMSSLESASNFYFSEQSRKMNEIMKTLTIISAIFIPLTFIVGVYGMNFDYMPELRAKNGYFIVMGSMILLVIALIIYFKKRRWF, via the coding sequence ATGAGAAAGATAAAATACAAGAAAGGGCGCAAGCTTCAACATATTACTTTAGAGTATACAGGAACGCACAAAGAGCATGAAACAGAAATGCAGCTTTTTGTATATGATGATGCCGATGTTATTGAATATGATAAATTTAGCATTCAGGCATTAAATACCTGTATTGATTATTCTAAAAATAACTGGCTCAATGTTCATGGCTTAAATGATATTGGTTTACTTAAAACCATTGGAACACATTTTAAAGTTGATGATTTTTTATTAGCCGATATTTTAAATACGACCAAAAGAACGAAGTTACAGGAACAGCAAGACATTTTATTTTTTAATATAAAATCACTTTTGCCTTCTGAATATTCAGATAATATTAGTGTAGAACAGCTTAGTTTTATTTTGAAAGACGGAATTTTAATTTCTTTTCAGGAAAAGAGAAGTGATTTTTTTACGCATATTAGAGAGCGACTTCGCACACATGCCGGAATTGTTCGAACAAAAAAAGTCGATTATTTACTGTATTTATTATTAGATGCCGTAATAGAAAATTTTTACATTACGATTGAAGACGAAGAAGATAAAATTGAAGAATTAATCAATTTAACCAAAAAAGGAGCAGATCCTGTTATTCTGGAAAAGATTGAAAACCATCGTGATAACTTTAATTTTTTAAAACGTTCTATTGTACCGCTTCGGGATTCGTTATATTATTTGAAAACGATAAAAGATGATGATACCAATAGTCTGATTCAAAAAGATACCTTTAATTTTTTCATTCGATTGCATCAAAAAAGCTTAGAACTTTTAGAACAGATAGAGTCGGATATGAGTTCATTGGAAAGCGCTTCTAATTTTTATTTTTCGGAACAAAGCCGAAAAATGAATGAAATTATGAAAACGCTGACTATTATTTCGGCCATATTTATTCCACTAACTTTTATTGTTGGTGTTTACGGAATGAATTTCGATTATATGCCTGAACTGCGTGCAAAAAACGGCTATTTTATTGTCATGGGAAGTATGATTTTATTGGTAATTGCCTTGATTATTTATTTCAAAAAAAGACGTTGGTTTTAG
- a CDS encoding acyl-CoA thioesterase: MASFTKEISFRWSDLDPNFHVRHSAYYDFGAQHRIEILQELGLTLKVMQTQGFGPVLFREECVFRKELKLSDKIFIHTKTSKMKADASRWSIIHEFRREDDTLCATITVDGAWMDTKLRKLASPTPEIAIQALSIFPKSDGFIGL; encoded by the coding sequence ATGGCTTCATTTACAAAAGAAATTTCTTTTCGCTGGTCAGATCTTGACCCAAATTTTCATGTTAGACATAGCGCATATTACGATTTTGGCGCACAACACCGTATCGAAATTCTGCAAGAATTAGGACTAACTTTAAAAGTGATGCAAACACAAGGATTTGGACCGGTTTTGTTTAGAGAAGAATGTGTTTTTAGAAAAGAACTAAAACTATCCGACAAAATATTCATTCACACAAAAACGTCAAAAATGAAAGCCGATGCTTCACGCTGGTCAATCATTCATGAATTTAGAAGAGAAGATGACACACTTTGTGCAACCATTACTGTTGATGGCGCATGGATGGATACCAAACTGCGTAAACTGGCTTCTCCAACTCCGGAAATTGCGATTCAGGCTTTGAGTATATTTCCAAAAAGTGATGGCTTTATTGGTCTTTAA
- a CDS encoding cation:proton antiporter, with amino-acid sequence MENYTIIIFILAIVIGISAFADKAKLPYPILLVIVGIAIGFIPTMNEIEINPEIVFLIFLPPLLYDASFNISPKHFKTNLSTISTLAIPLVFLTTFWIAVVSHYMIPGMTWPLSFVLGAILSATDAVAAVSVTKGLGISEKTITILEGESLINDASALVAYRFAVAAAMGSAFIIWKATLDFILLLGGGFLIGMIMGKILAFILTKVHKNVNVTISFMLLMPFVTYLVAEHLHVSGVIAVVFLGLAIARFSNKIFPENLKTVQKAFGMLLFSCSTD; translated from the coding sequence ATGGAAAACTACACCATCATCATTTTCATATTGGCAATTGTCATAGGCATTTCTGCATTTGCCGATAAAGCAAAATTACCCTATCCAATACTCTTAGTAATTGTTGGAATAGCAATTGGTTTTATTCCAACAATGAACGAAATTGAGATCAATCCCGAAATTGTCTTCCTGATCTTTCTGCCGCCATTATTATATGATGCATCCTTTAATATATCTCCAAAACATTTCAAAACCAATCTTAGCACAATAAGTACACTGGCAATACCTTTGGTTTTTCTAACCACATTCTGGATCGCTGTAGTTTCTCATTATATGATTCCCGGAATGACCTGGCCGCTATCCTTTGTACTCGGAGCCATACTTTCTGCAACTGATGCTGTCGCCGCAGTAAGCGTAACAAAAGGCCTCGGAATATCCGAAAAAACCATTACCATACTCGAAGGCGAAAGTTTGATTAATGATGCATCAGCGCTTGTTGCATATCGTTTTGCCGTTGCAGCCGCAATGGGTTCAGCCTTTATAATCTGGAAAGCAACATTAGATTTTATACTCTTATTAGGAGGAGGATTTTTAATAGGTATGATCATGGGCAAAATTTTAGCCTTCATACTCACCAAAGTCCATAAAAATGTAAATGTCACGATTAGTTTTATGTTGCTAATGCCTTTTGTAACCTATCTGGTCGCAGAACATTTGCATGTTTCAGGCGTAATTGCTGTTGTATTTTTAGGTTTGGCAATCGCACGTTTTAGCAATAAAATATTCCCTGAAAATTTAAAAACAGTTCAAAAAGCCTTTGGGATGTTATTATTTTCCTGCTCAACGGATTAA
- a CDS encoding acetate/propionate family kinase produces MKILIINSGSSSIKYQLMVMPTNEVICSGMIDRIGLETSNITFKTSSDSIEELLAIPNHKVGLQKVADMLLDADKGVIKSTSEIGAVGHRVVHGGSYFSDTTIITDEVKEKIKELSELAPLHNPAHLVGITVAEEIFSDAKQVAVFDTAFHQTIPVEAYKYAIPNYLLTENKVRVYGFHGTSHKYVSEKAIAYLENNSKIITIHLGNGCSMTAIKDGKSIDHTMGFSPSNGLIMGTRAGDIDQSVIFYLIKNLGYSADEVNAILLKQSGMLGLTGYSDLRDIEAEAEKGNKDCQLALLMNAYRIKKYIGSYTVALNGLDAIIFTAGIGENSSYMRKLVCTDMDYFGIELDDEKNQIRSKTIREINTPNSKTKVLVVPTDEEYEIANQVYHLLEK; encoded by the coding sequence ATGAAAATATTAATTATCAATTCAGGAAGTTCATCAATAAAATATCAATTAATGGTTATGCCAACAAACGAAGTAATTTGTAGCGGTATGATTGATAGAATTGGGCTGGAAACTTCAAATATTACGTTTAAGACTTCCTCAGATTCAATAGAAGAATTACTTGCAATTCCTAATCATAAGGTAGGTTTGCAAAAAGTAGCCGATATGCTTTTAGATGCAGACAAAGGCGTGATCAAATCAACATCAGAAATTGGAGCAGTTGGGCATCGCGTAGTTCATGGCGGAAGTTATTTTTCCGATACAACAATTATTACTGATGAAGTTAAAGAAAAAATAAAAGAACTTTCAGAATTAGCTCCTTTGCATAATCCGGCGCATTTAGTTGGAATTACGGTTGCCGAAGAAATTTTTTCGGATGCAAAACAAGTCGCCGTTTTTGATACCGCTTTTCATCAAACGATTCCTGTTGAAGCTTATAAATATGCGATTCCTAATTATCTTTTAACCGAAAATAAAGTGCGCGTTTATGGTTTTCATGGAACGAGCCACAAATATGTATCTGAAAAAGCGATTGCTTATTTAGAAAACAATTCTAAAATAATCACAATTCATCTCGGAAATGGCTGTAGTATGACAGCAATTAAAGACGGAAAAAGTATTGATCATACAATGGGTTTTTCACCGTCAAACGGTTTAATTATGGGAACCCGTGCCGGAGATATCGATCAATCTGTGATTTTTTACCTAATTAAAAATTTAGGATATTCTGCCGATGAAGTAAATGCAATTTTACTAAAACAAAGCGGAATGTTAGGACTTACCGGTTACAGCGATTTGCGTGATATTGAAGCCGAAGCTGAAAAAGGAAATAAAGATTGTCAACTGGCTTTATTAATGAACGCCTACCGTATTAAAAAATATATTGGTTCTTACACAGTAGCTTTAAATGGTTTGGATGCCATTATTTTTACGGCAGGAATTGGAGAGAATTCCTCATATATGCGCAAATTAGTTTGTACTGATATGGATTATTTTGGAATTGAATTGGATGATGAAAAGAATCAAATTCGATCTAAAACGATTAGAGAAATCAATACACCAAATTCAAAAACAAAAGTTTTAGTTGTGCCAACAGACGAAGAATACGAAATTGCCAATCAGGTGTACCATTTGCTTGAAAAATAA
- a CDS encoding cation:proton antiporter yields MILPYIGYAIIITIVALLTRMVRIFFQKSNLQKNFLNNDKKRRKISEQALLDTKNSFIISWSGMRGIVSLAIALGLPKFLEDGTPFPQRNAIIFISVAVVLLTLIGQGLTLPWIVKKLNLKKEE; encoded by the coding sequence ATGATTTTGCCTTATATCGGTTATGCTATAATCATAACTATTGTAGCATTATTAACCCGAATGGTCAGGATCTTTTTTCAGAAATCAAATCTTCAAAAGAATTTTCTAAACAATGATAAAAAAAGACGAAAAATAAGCGAACAGGCATTACTCGATACCAAAAATAGTTTCATTATCAGCTGGTCAGGAATGCGCGGTATTGTTTCATTAGCCATTGCTTTGGGGTTGCCAAAATTTCTTGAAGACGGAACCCCATTCCCGCAAAGAAACGCCATTATTTTCATTTCTGTCGCCGTTGTACTTTTAACGCTAATCGGGCAAGGGCTTACACTTCCGTGGATTGTAAAAAAACTAAATTTGAAGAAAGAAGAATAA
- the pta gene encoding phosphate acetyltransferase: MSKAIYIATSDQNSGKSIVTLGLMSILIGKTAKVGYFRPIVEDFVDGELDNHIETVLSYFNLDIKFEDAYAITKSKLIKKKNKGKIGEVLDLIIEKYKKLEERFDFVLVEGTSFTGEGTSIELDLNVLIAKNLGIPTIIIGSGVGKTLEELVDSLYLIYDSFKVKEVEVLSVIANKVQPENIELVTKSLQKSLPANVLVNTIPLISSLNNPTMQEIVNQLDAKVLFGSAYLNNEIGHFSVGAMQLHNYLVHLHDNALVITPGDRSDIILGALQANESANYPTISGIILTGNIIPEDSILKLIEGLSAIVPIIAVDGGTYHITNRIGAIKSEIYANNTHKIETSITTFEKYVDNDALSERLITFIPEGMTPKMFQYNMVKRAKQHRKHIVLPEGNDDRIIIATSRLLDMDVVDISIIGDKKQIENKVTELGITFDFSKVNIINPIESKLYEDYANTYYELRKAKNVSITMARDLMEDVSYFGTMMVYKGHADGMVSGAAHTTQHTILPALQFIKTKPNSSVVSSVFFMCLEDRVSVFGDCAINPNPTAEQLAEIAISSAESSSAFGIEPKIAMLSYSSGASGKGDEVDKVRAATEIVKQKRPDLKIEGPIQYDAAVDRAVGKSKMPDSEVAGQASVLIFPDLNTGNNTYKAVQRETGALAIGPMLQGLNKPVNDLSRGCTVDDIINTVVITAIQAQGL, from the coding sequence ATGAGTAAAGCAATATATATAGCCACGAGCGATCAAAATAGCGGAAAATCGATTGTTACACTCGGTTTAATGAGTATTTTGATTGGCAAAACGGCCAAAGTAGGCTATTTTAGACCTATCGTAGAAGATTTTGTTGATGGTGAATTAGACAATCATATCGAAACTGTTCTTTCGTATTTTAACCTTGATATTAAGTTTGAAGATGCTTATGCGATCACAAAAAGCAAACTGATCAAGAAAAAAAATAAAGGAAAAATAGGAGAGGTTTTAGATCTTATTATCGAGAAATACAAAAAGCTGGAAGAGCGTTTTGATTTTGTTCTCGTAGAAGGAACAAGCTTTACAGGCGAAGGAACTTCAATCGAATTGGATTTGAATGTTTTAATTGCCAAAAATCTTGGAATTCCAACCATAATTATTGGTTCAGGAGTTGGAAAAACACTCGAAGAACTTGTTGATAGTCTTTACCTGATTTATGATTCTTTTAAAGTAAAAGAAGTTGAGGTTTTATCTGTTATTGCAAATAAAGTTCAGCCTGAAAACATAGAATTGGTTACTAAAAGCCTGCAAAAAAGTTTGCCGGCGAACGTTTTGGTTAATACAATTCCCCTAATTTCGAGTTTAAATAATCCAACAATGCAGGAAATTGTTAATCAGCTTGATGCAAAAGTATTGTTTGGAAGCGCGTATTTAAATAACGAAATCGGGCATTTTAGCGTAGGAGCGATGCAGCTTCATAATTATCTGGTTCATTTACATGATAATGCTTTGGTAATTACGCCAGGCGATCGTTCAGATATTATTCTGGGAGCATTACAAGCCAATGAATCGGCAAACTATCCTACCATTTCAGGAATTATTTTAACCGGAAATATTATTCCCGAAGATAGTATTTTAAAGCTTATTGAAGGACTTTCGGCAATTGTTCCAATTATTGCAGTTGATGGCGGAACGTACCATATCACCAATAGAATTGGTGCTATTAAGTCTGAAATTTATGCCAACAACACGCATAAAATTGAAACCTCAATAACTACTTTCGAGAAATATGTAGATAATGATGCGTTATCTGAAAGATTAATCACTTTTATACCGGAAGGAATGACGCCAAAAATGTTCCAGTACAATATGGTAAAAAGAGCAAAACAGCATCGTAAACATATTGTTTTACCTGAAGGAAATGATGACAGGATTATTATCGCGACTTCAAGATTATTAGATATGGATGTGGTTGATATTTCGATAATTGGAGATAAAAAACAGATTGAAAATAAAGTTACTGAACTTGGAATAACTTTTGATTTTTCGAAAGTTAATATCATAAATCCTATCGAATCAAAACTATATGAAGATTATGCTAATACATATTACGAACTTAGAAAAGCGAAGAATGTAAGTATTACAATGGCAAGGGATTTAATGGAAGATGTATCTTATTTTGGCACCATGATGGTGTATAAAGGTCACGCAGACGGAATGGTTTCCGGCGCGGCACACACTACACAACATACTATTTTGCCGGCATTGCAATTCATTAAAACAAAACCAAATTCATCTGTAGTTTCGTCGGTATTTTTTATGTGTTTAGAAGACAGAGTTTCGGTTTTTGGCGATTGTGCCATTAATCCAAACCCGACAGCAGAACAATTGGCAGAAATTGCTATTTCATCGGCAGAATCAAGTTCAGCTTTTGGAATTGAACCAAAAATAGCCATGCTTTCTTACTCATCAGGTGCATCAGGAAAAGGGGATGAAGTTGATAAAGTAAGAGCAGCAACCGAAATTGTAAAACAAAAACGTCCTGATTTAAAAATAGAAGGCCCAATTCAGTATGATGCCGCTGTGGATCGCGCTGTAGGTAAAAGTAAAATGCCGGATTCTGAAGTTGCAGGGCAGGCGAGCGTACTTATTTTTCCGGATTTAAATACAGGAAATAACACCTATAAAGCAGTACAAAGAGAAACGGGAGCATTAGCAATTGGTCCAATGCTGCAAGGTTTAAATAAACCTGTAAACGATTTAAGCCGCGGCTGTACCGTAGATGATATTATAAATACAGTTGTAATAACAGCAATTCAGGCGCAGGGACTTTAA